The DNA sequence AACGCGCACTAACGCACACTGTCACTGTCGGGTGCGGTGTCACGCCGGATAACGGCCGCCGTCAGTATGACGGCGGTGTGGCATGCATCGCTGGCGGCAGGCGTAACTGCTGGAGGTTGCCGTTGAAATGCAAATCGGTTTTGAGGGTCGCCACCTCGCGGCTACGGTAGGCTATTTCTTGGTGCGACAGCAGCTTGTGACGCCACTTTTCTGGAACCTGGTCTAATTGCTGGTATAACTGCTCTAGCGAATCGGCTTGCTGGAGCAGTTGTGCAGCGGTTTTAGGCCCTATGCCGTTGACCCCTGGAATTTTGCTACTGCTGATGCCAACGAGCCCCCAGTAATCCGGTAACTGCTTCGGTTGCACACCAAACTCTTTGGACACGAATGGCGCATCCAGCCAGCGTTTTTGAAAATAATCCCGAATGCGGATAGCCGGGGCAAGTAGCTGACAGTAGCCTTTATCGGTTGAAACAATCGTGGCCTGGTGCCCCTGCGCGCTGACTTTGCAGGCGAGTGTTGCCGCCAGATCGTCTGCTTCATTTCCCGGCGAGTGCCAACTGTTTACACCCATCGCAAGAAACGCCTCTTTGATTCGTGGCAACTCTTGTGCCAGCGTATCCGGCATCGGGGTTCGGCCTTCTTTATATTCCGCCAGCAATTGGTGTCGCCAGCTATAGGTGCGCGGTTCGTCATCGAAAACCGCTACGGCATGGGTGGGCTGGCTGTGATGAATCAATTGGCCTAGCGCATGTTGGCAGGCATTAAGACAGGGCGA is a window from the Dickeya lacustris genome containing:
- the xni gene encoding flap endonuclease Xni, which produces MAVHLLIVDALNLIRRIHAVQNSPCLNACQHALGQLIHHSQPTHAVAVFDDEPRTYSWRHQLLAEYKEGRTPMPDTLAQELPRIKEAFLAMGVNSWHSPGNEADDLAATLACKVSAQGHQATIVSTDKGYCQLLAPAIRIRDYFQKRWLDAPFVSKEFGVQPKQLPDYWGLVGISSSKIPGVNGIGPKTAAQLLQQADSLEQLYQQLDQVPEKWRHKLLSHQEIAYRSREVATLKTDLHFNGNLQQLRLPPAMHATPPSY